The sequence below is a genomic window from Desulforamulus hydrothermalis Lam5 = DSM 18033.
TTGGAGGCATTTTGGCTGAGTTGTCGGAAGAATTAAACCATAGAAAACGCACACCACTCAAAGGTTACCTGGTTAATAACGGTACATGGGCCAGTGAACAATTTGTAATAAATTTGTCGCAGACAGCTACTGAATTGTGTCGAAGCTGTAATAAAAGAACTGTTTCTTATTCAGCAAGAAGCCATGACGATTTATGCTGGCATTGTCAGCGTGACCTGCATATGGGCAGTTTGTTGCCAAGTACCGAATATATTGCTTTCACCCGCAGCAATGTGCCTGCCCAATACAAGAGAAATACTTTTCATATTTACGAAAACTACAGTATTTCACTTTTTTCTCATGTACCGGCAAAGGATTACCCGGCTTATCTTGTTTACAAACTAACTGGTTCGGAGGTTGGGGAGATAGCAAACCACCCGGCTTTACCCAGATTTACGGCAAATTATATACCTCTCGCCCATGAGGATAACTGTAGTAATTGTCTTGGTTGCCAAGACGAACAGCCTTCTCCCGGTCAACCGTTATACTTTGATTGCTTGGCTAACCGGGCGAGGGGCCGTAAATTATTAGGCTATCTGAAGGCTGATGTAGATAACCTAGGGCAATTATTTGTTTTCGGCCTTCGCAATCAACAAGCCGACAGAAACAGCATTTCCAGGATTGCTACCATGAGCCGCATGCTTGATTTATTCTTTTCCGGCCGGGTAGAACAGTTATTGAACAATCAGTTTAATAACTGTTATACGGTTTTCTCCGGTGGCGATGACCTATTAATTGTTGGGCCTTGGGATGAGATCATAAAACTAGCCATAAAGGTGCAAAAAGAGTTTTCAGAATTTACCAATAACAATACAAACATAACCCTTTCTGCCGCAGTAAGCTTATTAAAACCGGGCATACCGGTGTCAAGAAGCGTGGTAGTAGCTGAAAATGCACTGGAACAATCCAAAGAAACCGTACTTAAAGGAGAAACTGAAGGAAGAAACCAGTTAACATTTTTGGGCAGGACATGCAAATGGAGTAAAGCAGAACAACTATTGAATAGTGCTGAACGGTTGGCAGGCTGGGTAAACAATGACACCTTATCTACAGGTTTCGTGAGAAAACTTCTCGGACTCTTTAAAATTTATAAACTTTACTACGATAATGGTGATGCCCGGGGGCTCAAATATTTACCACTGCTTACATATACAGTGGCAAGATACTTCCCCCCGGCCAATGAATTTACCAAAGATAAACTTAATGCAGATAAACTTAATGCGTTGCTGTGGACGCAAAACCTGAAAAACATTGACCACGAAGATTTAGTTTATTTAGATTTACTGGTCAAATATGCCCTATATGCAAAGGAGTGATTGTATGGGTAATTGCCGTATCTGCGGAAAGAAAACCTTGGGAGATTACCAGTACTGTATACAGTGTAATCCCCGAGAAACCCCCAAAAAGCAGCAGGGAGGAACGGTCGATCGTCATTACAGCCAAGTCAATGTTAACGCCAGACTAAAACCTGATTACTTAAAAGAAGGATATTATAACGATCAGGGGTATTTAAGGAAAGAAATATTCACAAAAGAAGCCGAGATGGTGGCAGGCGTGCTGGCAGCCGGCGGTATGACAAGCGCTTCCCTCAGACGATTTTATAACAAATTAAGAGATATATATACCAGATATAAAGATAATAAAAACTTTGATGAAATAAAACCAGATTTATACAAGTTTTACCCCAATGCTAATTACGCTGTCAGGAGAAAAACTGCAACTGT
It includes:
- the cas10 gene encoding type III-A CRISPR-associated protein Cas10/Csm1, coding for MNKEYQTILLAGLLHDIGKFLQKGDFAKSLKVSGKHPALSAGFVKAWSLVFEKVTDVQLLIELVQRHHESHIFPSELLVQQADPKIRPLAYLISTADNYSSAERGEQSGEYRDYKTVPLASVFARLKLNHSTPEVYHYKLHTLNPVNAFPKSFKTLDLQQTNKYLNAFGEEFKTLATSINLAEFNCLFTHLLALLQRYTWCIPSNTQETLPDISLFDHLRTTSAIAACLYRYHEEKDSLKNEQAITDKKENKFRIIVGDISGIQNYIFDIANIGVGGVAKRLRARSFFLNMLSEIISHRLIEIFGLPITNVVMSSGGKFYVLVPNISGSEQKIVKWQNELDQWSVNEFNGEIVINLAQTTFNGQAFCDFGGILAELSEELNHRKRTPLKGYLVNNGTWASEQFVINLSQTATELCRSCNKRTVSYSARSHDDLCWHCQRDLHMGSLLPSTEYIAFTRSNVPAQYKRNTFHIYENYSISLFSHVPAKDYPAYLVYKLTGSEVGEIANHPALPRFTANYIPLAHEDNCSNCLGCQDEQPSPGQPLYFDCLANRARGRKLLGYLKADVDNLGQLFVFGLRNQQADRNSISRIATMSRMLDLFFSGRVEQLLNNQFNNCYTVFSGGDDLLIVGPWDEIIKLAIKVQKEFSEFTNNNTNITLSAAVSLLKPGIPVSRSVVVAENALEQSKETVLKGETEGRNQLTFLGRTCKWSKAEQLLNSAERLAGWVNNDTLSTGFVRKLLGLFKIYKLYYDNGDARGLKYLPLLTYTVARYFPPANEFTKDKLNADKLNALLWTQNLKNIDHEDLVYLDLLVKYALYAKE
- the csm2 gene encoding type III-A CRISPR-associated protein Csm2, which codes for MGNCRICGKKTLGDYQYCIQCNPRETPKKQQGGTVDRHYSQVNVNARLKPDYLKEGYYNDQGYLRKEIFTKEAEMVAGVLAAGGMTSASLRRFYNKLRDIYTRYKDNKNFDEIKPDLYKFYPNANYAVRRKTATVPEAFLIFINTNVALAEQSPRNLIGFVEHFQSVVAYFKDNEGRRN